The proteins below come from a single uncultured Carboxylicivirga sp. genomic window:
- the gltB gene encoding glutamate synthase large subunit, translating to MMQKRFPKPQGLYDPANERDNCGIGFVANIKGQQTNDIVKRGLEVLTNMTHRGAESSDNKSGDGAGILMQVPHDFCKTCGFNLPEKGKYGTGLVFLPTNEKEAHKCLETLDKFFLTEGLELIGYRDVPVDSSVIGEIAQSTEPTIRQVFVKGNYEQDLLERKLYLARKQAENAIRQSDMSEKEAFYLPSLSSKIFIYKGMLTPEQLGQYYLDLKDPNVKSAISLVHSRFSTNTFPTWDLAQPFRILAHNGEINTVKGNRLWMQARESLLESDLFGDDLKKIFPVIEPDKSDSASLDNVLEFLFLTGRTLPHALSMMIPESWNSKNPIPKSLKAYYEYHSTIMEPWDGPASIVFSDGRFIGGTLDRNGLRPSRYIITKDDMIVMGSEVGVQTFPAEAIKEKGRLRPGKLLLVDTQLGIIIPDEEIKLQLSKRHPYENWLKENRIRLREIESHNPVKSNLGDKYDTYIKAFGYNKEDFDHIIKPMATTAGEPIGSMGNDTPIAALSDKPQRLFSYFRQLFAQVTNPPIDPIREGLVMALTNYIGSVSKNLLSEEPSQCRSIKFESPIMTNNDLAKIKDFRREEFTHITIPMVYKVKDGKKGLEKAIDAICTAAEKAVDEGKNYIILSDKDIDAEHAAIPSLLATAATHHHLIKAKKRMQVGLVVETGEAREVMHFALLLGYGASVINPYVCFAVLDELTSSGKIDIDFPEARRNYIKAVDKGLLKIFSKMGISTLRSYHGSQIFEALGISDEVINKCFIGTPSKIGGIGFEEIAKESAIDHAKAFAPTFNKNPFDSKGSYAYRKYGEKHGWNPETIGLLQWATSQNDYSKYKEYSQRVDKDNQTPLFLRGLMKFRKGKSIDINEVEPVEAIMKRFVTGAMSYGSISKEAHEAMARAMNTVGGRSNTGEGGEDAERFKSDARSSIKQIASGRFGVTNNYLVNADELQIKIAQGAKPGEGGQLPGFKVDKIIARLRNSTPGITLISPPPHHDIYSIEDLAQLIYDLKNTNPSARISVKLVSENGVGTVAAGVAKAHADLIVISGTEGGTGASPTSSIKHAGLPVEIGLAETQQTLVMNNLRGRVKIQTDGQLKTGLDVVKMAMLGAEEYGFATSALVTLGCIMMRKCHLNTCPAGIATQDKELRERFIGKYKYVVNFFNFIAQEVREVLAELGYKSLDEVIGRSDLLEQNKDVANWKSKGIDLSKLLYFPEEGKKYPLKNTTIQDHKIDDVLDRSLIKAAQPALLNQQKVWIAKDIHNVDRTAGAMLSGEVSKKYGEAGLPKNTINCTFKGSAGQSFGAFLARGVSFKLEGDANDYLGKGLSGGKIIVVPPHGSDFVPEENIIIGNTVLYGATDGFVYVRGVAGERFAVRNSGAYAVVEGVGDHCCEYMTGGRVAVLGKTGRNFAAGMSGGIAYVLDEDGNFDYYCNKGLVDLTPVEDNVDIKELQFMLNKHLLHTNSEKAQEILVNWTQYLPKFVKVIPFEYKKVLQEQKIKELEQKLRETEDAPFIRE from the coding sequence ATGATGCAGAAAAGATTTCCAAAACCTCAGGGGTTGTACGACCCAGCCAACGAACGTGACAATTGTGGAATTGGTTTTGTTGCCAATATAAAAGGACAACAAACCAACGACATTGTAAAACGTGGCTTAGAGGTATTAACCAATATGACTCACCGTGGTGCAGAAAGTTCCGATAATAAATCGGGCGACGGTGCAGGAATATTGATGCAGGTACCACACGACTTTTGTAAAACCTGTGGATTTAATTTACCTGAAAAAGGTAAGTATGGAACCGGCTTGGTTTTTTTACCTACTAATGAAAAAGAGGCACATAAGTGTCTTGAAACTCTGGATAAATTTTTTCTCACGGAAGGCCTTGAATTAATTGGTTATAGAGATGTACCTGTAGACAGTAGTGTTATTGGCGAAATTGCCCAAAGCACCGAACCTACTATTCGCCAAGTATTTGTCAAAGGAAATTACGAACAAGATTTATTAGAAAGAAAACTTTACCTAGCACGTAAGCAAGCTGAGAATGCTATTCGCCAATCAGACATGAGCGAAAAAGAAGCATTTTATCTTCCAAGTTTATCTTCAAAAATATTTATATATAAAGGTATGCTTACCCCTGAGCAATTAGGACAGTATTACCTTGATTTAAAAGATCCGAATGTAAAAAGTGCGATTTCGTTAGTTCACTCACGTTTTAGTACTAATACATTCCCAACCTGGGATCTGGCTCAGCCATTCCGTATTTTAGCTCATAACGGTGAAATCAATACAGTTAAAGGAAACCGTTTATGGATGCAGGCTAGAGAGAGCCTACTTGAATCAGACTTATTTGGCGATGATCTAAAAAAGATATTCCCGGTTATAGAACCCGACAAGAGTGATTCTGCTTCGTTAGATAACGTTTTGGAGTTCCTTTTCTTAACAGGAAGAACACTTCCGCATGCGTTAAGTATGATGATTCCGGAATCGTGGAATAGCAAAAATCCAATTCCAAAAAGTTTAAAGGCTTACTACGAATATCATTCAACCATTATGGAGCCATGGGACGGTCCTGCTTCAATCGTATTTTCTGATGGTAGATTTATTGGAGGTACGCTTGACCGTAACGGTTTACGTCCATCAAGATATATTATTACTAAAGATGATATGATTGTAATGGGCTCTGAAGTAGGTGTTCAAACATTCCCTGCCGAAGCCATTAAAGAGAAAGGACGCTTAAGACCGGGTAAACTATTATTGGTTGATACGCAATTAGGAATTATTATTCCTGATGAAGAAATAAAATTACAATTATCGAAACGTCATCCTTACGAAAATTGGTTAAAAGAAAATCGTATTCGATTACGTGAGATTGAATCTCACAATCCGGTTAAATCCAATTTAGGAGATAAGTACGATACCTATATTAAAGCCTTTGGTTATAATAAAGAAGATTTTGACCATATCATAAAACCAATGGCAACTACTGCGGGCGAACCGATCGGATCAATGGGGAACGATACTCCAATTGCCGCCTTATCGGACAAACCGCAACGCTTATTTTCTTATTTCCGTCAATTATTTGCTCAGGTAACCAATCCTCCTATTGATCCAATTCGTGAAGGATTGGTAATGGCACTAACTAACTATATTGGTTCTGTATCTAAAAATTTACTTAGCGAAGAACCATCCCAATGTCGCTCGATTAAATTCGAGAGTCCAATCATGACAAACAATGATTTGGCTAAGATTAAGGATTTCCGTCGTGAAGAATTTACCCACATTACCATTCCAATGGTATATAAGGTAAAAGATGGAAAAAAAGGCCTTGAAAAGGCAATTGATGCAATTTGCACAGCTGCAGAAAAAGCAGTTGACGAAGGAAAAAATTATATCATTTTAAGCGATAAGGATATTGATGCAGAACATGCAGCTATACCATCTTTACTTGCCACTGCGGCAACACATCACCACTTGATTAAAGCTAAAAAGCGTATGCAGGTGGGATTAGTTGTTGAAACAGGTGAGGCCAGAGAGGTGATGCACTTTGCATTGTTATTAGGATATGGTGCTTCTGTAATCAATCCTTATGTATGCTTTGCTGTATTAGACGAATTAACTTCTTCGGGTAAAATTGATATTGACTTCCCAGAAGCTCGTCGAAACTATATCAAAGCTGTTGATAAAGGTCTGCTTAAGATCTTCTCAAAAATGGGAATCAGCACCTTGAGAAGTTATCATGGATCGCAAATTTTCGAAGCATTAGGTATTTCTGACGAAGTTATCAACAAATGCTTTATTGGTACACCTTCTAAAATTGGTGGTATCGGATTCGAAGAGATTGCTAAAGAAAGTGCAATAGATCATGCAAAAGCTTTTGCCCCCACTTTCAATAAAAATCCATTTGACTCCAAAGGAAGCTATGCTTATCGCAAATACGGTGAGAAGCACGGATGGAACCCTGAAACCATTGGTTTATTGCAATGGGCAACATCGCAAAACGATTATTCTAAATACAAAGAATATAGCCAACGCGTTGATAAGGATAATCAAACCCCTCTATTTTTAAGAGGTTTGATGAAATTCCGCAAAGGAAAATCAATCGATATCAACGAGGTAGAACCTGTAGAAGCAATTATGAAACGCTTCGTAACAGGAGCCATGTCGTATGGTTCGATTTCAAAAGAAGCACACGAGGCAATGGCAAGAGCCATGAATACTGTTGGCGGACGAAGCAACACCGGAGAAGGTGGTGAGGATGCCGAAAGATTCAAAAGCGATGCCCGTAGTTCAATCAAACAAATTGCGAGTGGTAGATTTGGTGTTACTAATAACTACCTCGTAAATGCCGATGAACTTCAAATTAAAATTGCACAGGGTGCTAAGCCAGGTGAAGGTGGTCAGTTACCAGGATTTAAAGTAGATAAGATTATAGCCCGTTTACGTAATTCAACACCGGGTATTACATTAATATCGCCTCCTCCTCACCACGATATTTATTCTATTGAGGATTTGGCTCAGTTAATCTACGACCTTAAAAACACCAATCCGTCGGCACGAATCAGTGTAAAACTGGTATCGGAAAATGGAGTTGGAACAGTTGCTGCAGGTGTAGCTAAAGCTCATGCCGATCTTATTGTTATTAGTGGAACTGAAGGAGGTACAGGTGCCAGCCCAACAAGTTCGATTAAACATGCAGGTCTGCCTGTTGAAATAGGTTTGGCTGAAACACAACAAACATTGGTAATGAATAACCTTCGTGGAAGGGTTAAAATTCAAACTGATGGACAGTTAAAAACTGGTTTAGATGTTGTTAAAATGGCCATGTTAGGAGCCGAAGAGTACGGTTTTGCAACTTCAGCATTAGTTACCTTAGGATGTATCATGATGCGTAAGTGCCACTTAAATACTTGCCCTGCTGGTATTGCCACTCAAGATAAGGAATTAAGAGAACGCTTTATAGGTAAATATAAATACGTTGTTAACTTCTTTAACTTTATCGCTCAGGAAGTTCGTGAGGTTTTAGCCGAATTGGGTTATAAATCATTAGATGAAGTAATTGGCCGAAGCGATTTATTAGAGCAAAACAAAGACGTTGCCAACTGGAAGTCGAAAGGTATCGACCTTAGCAAACTATTGTATTTCCCAGAAGAAGGTAAAAAATATCCACTTAAAAATACAACCATACAAGATCATAAGATTGATGATGTATTGGATCGTAGCCTGATAAAAGCAGCTCAACCAGCTCTTTTAAATCAACAAAAAGTTTGGATTGCGAAAGATATTCATAATGTTGACCGTACTGCAGGTGCAATGCTTTCGGGTGAAGTTTCCAAAAAATACGGAGAAGCAGGATTACCAAAAAATACAATCAACTGTACTTTTAAAGGTTCTGCCGGACAAAGTTTTGGAGCTTTTCTTGCAAGAGGTGTAAGTTTTAAATTGGAAGGAGATGCAAACGATTACCTTGGTAAAGGTCTTTCTGGAGGTAAAATTATTGTTGTACCACCTCATGGATCCGATTTTGTTCCTGAAGAAAACATCATAATTGGTAATACCGTTTTATATGGAGCTACAGATGGTTTTGTATATGTGCGAGGGGTTGCAGGCGAACGTTTTGCTGTACGTAACTCAGGAGCCTATGCAGTTGTTGAAGGTGTAGGAGACCACTGTTGTGAATACATGACTGGTGGAAGAGTTGCTGTTCTTGGAAAAACAGGCCGTAACTTCGCAGCCGGTATGAGTGGTGGAATTGCCTATGTACTTGATGAAGATGGAAACTTTGACTATTACTGTAATAAAGGTTTGGTTGATTTAACTCCTGTTGAAGACAACGTTGACATTAAGGAGTTACAATTTATGCTTAACAAACACTTGTTGCATACTAATAGTGAAAAAGCTCAGGAGATATTAGTCAATTGGACTCAATACTTACCTAAATTCGTGAAGGTTATTCCTTTTGAATATAAAAAGGTATTGCAAGAACAAAAGATTAAAGAGCTTGAACAAAAGTTGCGTGAAACAGAAGACGCTCCATTTATTAGAGAATAG
- a CDS encoding glutamate synthase subunit beta: MADPKGFMNIARKEGGNRPISERVDDYGEVEQTLNQEDRVLQASRCMDCGIPFCHWACPVGSKIPEWQDAVYKGEWKLASDILHSTNSFPEFTGRICPNPCEKSCVLAIHKEAVTIRENEASIVEKAFKEGFVQPRIPVHRTGKKVAVVGSGPAGMSAADLLNQAGHTVTLFEKDDAIGGLLRYGIPDFKLNKKVIDRRLAIFEQEGIIFKTNTAVGTDVSGEELLKEFDAVVLTIGAMKPRDLPVEGRELEGVHFAMDFLKQQNKVNRGEQFSAEERLLATGKNVLVIGGGDTGSDCVGTSNRQKAKSVTQIEILPKPPEDRAPGNPWPYWPTVLKTSTSHEEGCERRWSLNTKRFIGENGKLKQVELVEVEWTKDENGQWKMAEKPGTNEIKDIELVLLSMGFVSPVHEGIVTEFGLDLDGRGNIKVDENYQTSKDKVFAAGDASNGASLVVTAIAKGREAAEKVHDFLS; encoded by the coding sequence ATGGCAGATCCCAAAGGATTCATGAATATAGCCCGAAAAGAAGGTGGAAATCGTCCTATTAGCGAACGTGTTGATGATTATGGTGAAGTTGAGCAAACGCTAAACCAAGAAGATCGCGTCCTTCAGGCATCTCGTTGTATGGATTGTGGTATTCCATTCTGCCACTGGGCTTGCCCTGTTGGAAGTAAAATTCCAGAATGGCAAGATGCAGTATACAAAGGTGAATGGAAACTTGCCAGTGATATCCTTCACTCAACCAATAGTTTCCCGGAATTTACAGGACGTATTTGTCCCAATCCATGTGAGAAATCATGTGTATTAGCTATACATAAAGAAGCTGTTACCATTCGTGAAAACGAAGCTTCAATTGTTGAAAAAGCTTTTAAAGAAGGCTTCGTTCAACCTCGCATACCAGTTCACCGAACAGGTAAAAAAGTTGCAGTTGTAGGTTCTGGACCTGCAGGTATGTCGGCAGCCGACTTATTAAATCAGGCAGGTCACACTGTTACCTTATTTGAGAAAGACGATGCCATTGGTGGATTACTTCGCTATGGTATTCCTGATTTTAAATTAAATAAAAAGGTAATTGATCGCCGTTTGGCCATCTTTGAACAAGAAGGTATTATTTTCAAAACTAATACTGCAGTTGGAACGGATGTTAGCGGAGAAGAACTTTTGAAAGAATTCGATGCTGTTGTTCTAACAATTGGAGCAATGAAACCACGTGATTTACCTGTTGAAGGTCGTGAGTTGGAAGGGGTTCATTTTGCAATGGACTTTTTAAAGCAACAAAACAAAGTAAATCGTGGCGAACAATTCTCTGCTGAAGAAAGATTACTTGCTACAGGTAAAAATGTATTGGTAATAGGTGGTGGTGATACAGGAAGTGACTGTGTTGGTACGTCAAATCGACAAAAAGCAAAATCGGTTACTCAAATAGAAATTTTACCAAAACCGCCAGAAGATCGTGCTCCTGGAAATCCATGGCCTTACTGGCCTACAGTATTAAAAACATCTACTTCTCATGAAGAGGGATGTGAAAGACGGTGGAGTTTAAATACCAAACGTTTCATCGGTGAAAACGGAAAACTAAAACAAGTAGAATTAGTTGAAGTAGAATGGACCAAAGATGAAAATGGTCAATGGAAAATGGCAGAAAAACCAGGCACTAACGAAATCAAAGATATAGAGTTAGTACTTTTATCTATGGGATTTGTAAGCCCAGTTCATGAAGGTATTGTTACAGAATTTGGATTAGATCTTGACGGACGTGGTAACATTAAAGTCGACGAGAACTATCAAACAAGTAAAGATAAAGTATTTGCTGCAGGTGATGCATCAAACGGTGCCAGCCTAGTTGTTACCGCTATTGCAAAAGGTCGCGAAGCAGCAGAAAAAGTACACGACTTTTTAAGCTAA
- a CDS encoding amidase translates to MKRRHFILNSVLAGMAVGVSACDSKDSNSTNEIEKGAIAPFELEEMDVQTLQTKMNKGELTCRQITELYISRINTIDKELTKAVVEINPDALQIAENLDKERLAGKLRGPLHGIPVLIKDNIDTNDKMVTTAGSLALMSNKAAEDAFIISQLRKAGAVLLGKTNLSEWANFRSNNSSSGWSGRGGQTRNPYVLDRTPCGSSSGSAVAVSANLAPLAIGTETDGSIVCPCGINGVVGIKPTVGTWSRTGIVPISVSQDTAGPMGKTVRDAALLLTALNFKDKKDEATMQQPDDFGIYLNFDEFALSGSRIGYLKKLSLFDARVSAIMDEVVSALKNQGADVIEVDIDKDLAELGKYEWTVLQCEFKDGINNYLTAHPELPYRTLTDLIEYNRKNTANEMPWFAQEILEMSDQTKGLEDKKYHEALKKCRELSRNKGIDAIVDKYKLDAMIAPTNGAAWVIDFVNGDNFGGGSSQLAAVAGYPSVTVPAGNIKGLPIGVSFFGKAWTESRLIQLSYAYEIASKKRIVPAFKNSLLE, encoded by the coding sequence ATGAAACGAAGACATTTTATTCTTAATTCAGTATTAGCAGGGATGGCAGTGGGCGTTAGTGCATGCGATTCGAAAGATAGTAATTCAACTAACGAAATTGAAAAAGGTGCTATAGCTCCATTTGAATTAGAGGAAATGGATGTACAAACATTGCAAACCAAAATGAATAAAGGAGAATTAACCTGCAGACAAATTACAGAATTATATATAAGTAGGATCAATACCATTGACAAAGAATTGACTAAAGCTGTGGTTGAAATAAATCCTGATGCACTGCAAATTGCAGAGAATTTGGATAAAGAGAGGCTAGCTGGGAAATTAAGAGGTCCTTTACATGGTATCCCGGTTCTTATTAAAGACAATATTGATACAAATGATAAAATGGTAACAACCGCAGGCTCTTTGGCTTTGATGAGTAATAAAGCAGCTGAGGATGCATTTATTATAAGTCAATTGAGAAAAGCTGGAGCAGTACTCCTTGGAAAAACAAATTTAAGTGAGTGGGCCAATTTTAGATCAAATAATTCCAGTAGTGGTTGGAGTGGAAGAGGTGGACAAACAAGAAATCCATACGTATTAGATCGAACGCCATGCGGATCCTCATCCGGTTCTGCTGTTGCAGTTTCTGCGAATCTGGCACCATTGGCTATAGGCACCGAAACCGATGGTTCAATTGTATGCCCATGTGGTATTAATGGAGTTGTAGGAATCAAACCAACTGTTGGTACTTGGTCGAGAACGGGTATTGTACCCATCTCTGTAAGTCAGGATACTGCCGGACCAATGGGAAAAACCGTAAGAGATGCAGCATTGTTATTAACAGCTTTAAATTTTAAGGATAAAAAAGATGAAGCGACCATGCAACAACCTGATGATTTTGGAATTTATCTAAACTTTGATGAGTTCGCCTTGTCAGGTTCGCGAATTGGTTATCTAAAGAAGTTATCGCTATTTGATGCACGGGTATCGGCTATAATGGATGAGGTTGTTTCTGCTTTAAAAAATCAGGGAGCTGATGTTATTGAAGTTGATATCGATAAAGATCTAGCTGAGTTGGGTAAATATGAATGGACTGTTTTGCAATGTGAATTTAAGGATGGGATCAATAATTATCTTACAGCTCATCCCGAATTACCATATCGTACATTAACAGATTTGATAGAGTATAATCGAAAAAATACTGCGAATGAAATGCCTTGGTTTGCCCAGGAAATCCTTGAGATGTCGGATCAAACAAAAGGATTGGAAGATAAAAAGTATCATGAAGCATTAAAAAAATGTAGAGAACTTTCGCGCAATAAAGGAATAGATGCTATTGTAGATAAGTATAAGCTTGATGCGATGATTGCCCCCACTAATGGAGCCGCTTGGGTAATTGATTTTGTTAATGGAGACAATTTTGGAGGTGGAAGTTCGCAGTTGGCTGCTGTAGCTGGTTATCCAAGTGTTACTGTTCCTGCAGGAAATATAAAAGGATTACCTATTGGAGTATCTTTTTTTGGGAAAGCCTGGACCGAGAGTCGTTTAATACAGTTGAGTTATGCATATGAGATAGCAAGTAAAAAGCGAATTGTTCCTGCATTTAAAAATAGTTTATTGGAGTAG
- a CDS encoding MotA/TolQ/ExbB proton channel family protein, producing MREIIGKLNDGGPFFTYPLLALMIVIIVMIVKAGLDKSNNGKSIALIKSLGWFTLAWGFLGRTFGLIMAFDNVSAHGELTPSLLAGGLKMALINPLFAIFIFLIARGGILYLLWRKKKDVFAENGDLVDQE from the coding sequence ATGAGAGAAATAATTGGCAAACTAAACGATGGAGGTCCCTTTTTTACCTATCCATTATTAGCATTAATGATTGTTATAATTGTAATGATTGTTAAGGCAGGATTAGACAAATCGAATAACGGTAAATCAATTGCTTTAATAAAGTCTTTGGGATGGTTTACTCTTGCCTGGGGCTTTTTAGGAAGAACCTTCGGATTGATTATGGCGTTTGATAATGTGTCTGCGCATGGTGAATTAACTCCAAGTTTATTGGCTGGAGGTTTAAAAATGGCGTTAATTAATCCATTATTTGCCATTTTTATTTTTTTAATTGCACGAGGTGGTATTCTTTACCTATTATGGCGAAAGAAAAAAGACGTGTTTGCTGAAAATGGAGACTTAGTTGATCAAGAATAA
- a CDS encoding histidine kinase, with protein sequence MERYLIPRYLLTKKYKTFALYSFYTFVVSSYLIVLALYGCLIFLLQFNTSVMPPMSKNFLFILMLVYLIVGIISFIRILNNNFQTDAKNKELQNKILETQLQLKDQELQYLKQQIHPHFLFNTLNTIYGLAIKKSEHTPEVILRLSNLLDYILYQIHQPQVALKEEIAHIEEYIELEQIRFKDHLLINFTKHVNGDSITTAPMLLIPFVENAFKHGEMINGFLTINIEIEVEKSVLVFKITNSIRENEEENRKGIGLKNVRKRLDLHYHNNYTLLIETKHNWHMVTLTINDLRQFTP encoded by the coding sequence ATGGAACGATATCTTATTCCAAGATACTTACTCACAAAAAAGTATAAAACATTTGCCCTTTATTCATTTTATACATTTGTTGTATCGTCCTATCTGATTGTTCTGGCTCTTTACGGATGTTTGATATTCCTGCTACAGTTTAATACATCAGTTATGCCACCCATGAGTAAGAACTTTCTTTTTATTTTAATGCTGGTTTATCTGATTGTGGGCATCATTAGCTTTATCCGTATTCTGAATAATAACTTTCAAACTGATGCAAAAAATAAGGAACTTCAGAATAAGATTTTAGAAACACAGCTTCAACTTAAAGATCAAGAACTTCAGTATTTAAAACAACAAATTCATCCTCACTTTTTATTTAACACGCTTAATACCATTTATGGACTAGCCATAAAAAAATCAGAACATACTCCTGAAGTTATCCTACGTCTTTCTAATTTATTGGATTACATCCTGTACCAAATTCATCAGCCCCAGGTTGCTTTAAAAGAAGAAATCGCACATATCGAAGAATATATCGAACTAGAACAAATTCGGTTTAAAGATCATCTTTTGATTAATTTCACAAAACACGTTAATGGAGATTCTATTACAACCGCTCCAATGTTACTGATTCCATTTGTTGAAAATGCATTTAAGCATGGTGAAATGATAAATGGTTTTCTAACAATTAATATAGAAATAGAAGTAGAAAAATCGGTGTTAGTTTTTAAGATCACTAACAGTATCAGAGAAAATGAAGAAGAAAACAGAAAGGGAATTGGATTAAAGAATGTTCGTAAACGCCTTGATTTACATTATCACAACAATTATACATTATTGATTGAAACAAAACACAATTGGCATATGGTTACATTAACTATTAACGACTTAAGACAATTTACCCCATGA
- a CDS encoding LytTR family DNA-binding domain-containing protein, protein MSKIINCLIVDDEITAREVLESHVGKIDNIHLIASCKNALEAFQWLAKQSIDLIFLDINMPEISGLDFAKTINRNCKIIFTTAYREYAIDGFDLRAVDYLLKPIAFERLLQSVQKYLDETPQIQKVSIEELQADCNDFIFVRSDRKMVKIDFNDILYIESLSDYIRIHMTNQIITTRETISNIEVKLPTQDFIRTHRSYIIAIKHIKAFTHETIEIANHELPISRSYKNEVIERLETL, encoded by the coding sequence ATGAGTAAAATAATAAACTGCCTGATTGTTGATGATGAAATTACTGCCAGAGAAGTATTAGAAAGTCATGTTGGTAAAATTGACAATATCCATTTGATTGCTTCGTGCAAAAATGCTTTGGAAGCTTTTCAATGGTTAGCTAAGCAATCCATTGATTTGATTTTTCTGGATATTAACATGCCAGAGATCTCGGGGCTTGATTTTGCCAAAACCATAAACAGAAATTGCAAAATAATTTTCACCACTGCTTATCGCGAATATGCTATTGATGGATTTGATTTGCGTGCGGTCGACTACCTATTAAAGCCCATTGCTTTTGAAAGATTACTACAATCGGTTCAAAAATATCTGGATGAAACTCCTCAAATACAAAAAGTATCCATTGAAGAGCTTCAGGCAGATTGTAATGATTTTATTTTTGTTCGTTCTGATCGTAAAATGGTGAAGATTGACTTCAATGATATTTTATACATCGAAAGTTTGAGCGATTATATTCGAATCCATATGACCAATCAGATTATAACTACTCGTGAAACCATTAGTAATATAGAGGTTAAACTTCCTACACAGGACTTTATCCGAACTCATCGATCGTATATTATTGCCATTAAACACATCAAAGCATTTACTCACGAAACCATCGAAATTGCCAATCATGAATTACCCATAAGCCGAAGCTATAAAAATGAGGTCATTGAACGTCTAGAAACCCTTTAA